A single region of the Trichocoleus sp. FACHB-46 genome encodes:
- a CDS encoding ParB/RepB/Spo0J family partition protein translates to MVKASKSERPYRELRSLGGLSSLYDVAPASTSAPALTSNECLVPLSQIQRSPKNPRKSFNSAKMAQLTASVQRYGVLEPVLLKPLQPVQEPVHYELVFGERRYLAAEAAGLNEIRARILTPEEVQQWKEVDIAQIRLVENLNREDLNAVEETHAIVELLALQLQIPAAEVPRLLYRLHQQHRKRKNEESASSHTGVGTVPLGSLNEQLSQWMNNSDDAVTFERILWEVEYAFEGLGRFSWQSFVQHRLPLLNLPPDVQNAIRTGQIPYSAGKALARITDEHQRQSILEQAIVESWTREQIAEAVRSLLTPQLPVSQSNPDPAIQFQATLRTTVSKLKKAKLSAQKYVEAEKLLQQLLAIAESDSNA, encoded by the coding sequence ATGGTTAAAGCTTCAAAATCTGAACGCCCCTACCGGGAGCTGCGATCTCTGGGTGGTTTATCTTCGCTCTATGATGTTGCGCCTGCTTCCACTTCTGCTCCAGCACTAACATCCAACGAATGTCTAGTTCCACTCAGCCAAATTCAGCGCAGTCCTAAGAACCCGCGTAAATCTTTCAATAGCGCCAAGATGGCTCAGCTCACCGCATCGGTGCAGAGATATGGTGTGCTCGAACCTGTACTGCTAAAGCCGCTTCAACCTGTACAAGAACCAGTACATTACGAGCTGGTATTTGGTGAGCGGCGTTATCTGGCAGCAGAAGCAGCCGGACTGAATGAAATTCGCGCTCGCATCTTGACCCCTGAGGAAGTGCAGCAGTGGAAAGAGGTTGATATCGCTCAGATTCGACTGGTTGAGAATTTGAATCGAGAAGACCTCAATGCGGTGGAGGAAACTCATGCGATCGTAGAGCTGCTGGCACTACAGCTGCAAATTCCAGCGGCAGAAGTTCCTCGCCTACTGTATCGACTTCATCAACAGCACCGCAAACGCAAAAATGAGGAGAGTGCTTCTTCCCACACGGGTGTGGGAACGGTGCCGCTCGGATCACTCAACGAGCAGCTTTCTCAGTGGATGAATAACAGTGACGATGCTGTCACGTTTGAGCGAATTTTATGGGAAGTTGAGTATGCCTTTGAAGGGCTAGGACGCTTTAGCTGGCAGTCTTTTGTTCAACATCGGTTGCCACTCCTAAATCTGCCTCCAGATGTCCAAAATGCAATTCGAACAGGTCAGATACCTTACAGTGCTGGCAAAGCTTTGGCTCGAATCACAGATGAGCATCAGCGTCAGTCAATCCTTGAACAGGCAATCGTAGAAAGTTGGACTCGCGAACAAATTGCGGAGGCTGTCCGGTCGCTGCTGACGCCACAATTACCTGTCTCTCAATCGAATCCAGATCCAGCCATTCAATTTCAGGCAACACTTCGCACTACTGTCAGCAAACTGAAAAAAGCGAAGCTCTCTGCCCAGAAATATGTAGAAGCAGAGAAATTACTCCAGCAACTCTTAGCGATCGCAGAGTCTGATAGCAATGCTTAG